Proteins from a single region of Ziziphus jujuba cultivar Dongzao chromosome 1, ASM3175591v1:
- the LOC107407378 gene encoding uncharacterized protein LOC107407378, which produces MRMGKAAKNRFFSWLLLIPSLSFICFLSFGFSSFLVALPILFLSTIFLLTFTKKNMGLDENAAGNPPSSQEILKEDQKVGEEIHQVVGKDKEWSKLQPILENAVQNETGQHSEKGVIHDYQEVQDIPTDSEGTDDSVPSEIFELKWTSPSNVEGQNLAVSDSSVSEEDDDDDDDSLIEISLPGSESSGIKENANLNLQSKLPELLPESIFREHGFRELIEEMNEMNEEENLIEIDISMGSIKCSMYEIEA; this is translated from the coding sequence ATGCGCATGGGAAAAGCAGCTAAGAATCGATTCTTTTCCTGGTTGTTGCTTATTCCTTCTTTAAGTTTCATTTGTTTTCTAAGTTTTGGATTCTCTTCTTTCCTTGTTGCCCTACCTATTTTATTTCTGTCAACCATTTTTCTTCTCACATtcacaaagaaaaatatgggtTTAGATGAGAATGCAGCTGGAAATCCACCAAGCAGCCAAGAAATCCTGAAAGAGGATCAGAAAGTTGGGGAAGAGATACATCAAGTAGTAGGAAAAGATAAGGAATGGAGTAAACTGCAACCAATTTTAGAAAATGCGGTACAGAATGAGACTGGCCAACACAGTGAAAAGGGTGTAATCCATGATTACCAAGAAGTGCAAGATATTCCAACAGACAGTGAGGGCACTGATGATTCGGTACCAAGTGAGATTTTTGAGCTCAAATGGACATCCCCAAGCAATGTAGAGGGTCAAAATCTAGCAGTCTCTGATTCTTCAGTTtcagaagaagatgatgacgatgatgatgatagcCTCATTGAGATCAGCCTTCCAGGCAGTGAGTCAAGTGGTATAAAGGAAAATGCAAATCTCAATCTGCAGTCAAAATTGCCTGAGTTGTTGCCAGAATCCATTTTCAGGGAACATGGCTTTAGGGAACTTATAGAGGAGATGAATGAGATGAATGAGGAAGAAAATCTTATCGAAATTGACATCTCAATGGGCTCCATTAAGTGTTCAATGTATGAGATTGAAGCATAA